The DNA segment GCTGTTTCAGAAATTTGGGTTACTACCTGAGGAGTTAGAACAGTTAAAACAGAATCAACGTCTTTCTCTCTTAAAACAATATCCAACGCCTTACCATAAGTGTCAGCAAGAGCATCACCCAACACATCAACAGGGTTATTTACGCTAGCAGCAAGAGATAAGAAAGATTGAAGTTCTTTTTTTGTTTCTGGGGAGATTTCAGATATAGACATTTTGTTATCTTCTATTGCATCTACTGCCATTACCCCCGGACCTCCTGCATTTGTTACTATGGCTATATTTTTTCCTTTAACTGGAGGTTGATATGCAAAAGCAATAGCACAATCAAAAAGTTCTTGCACAGAGTTTGCTCTAATAACGCCTCCCTGTCGAAGAGCCGCATCATACGCCTTATCAGAACCAGCAAGACTTCCTGTATGAGAAGAAACTGCTTTACTTCCAGCAGCACTACGTCCTGACTTTACCATAACTATAGGTTTCTTTAAAGATACTTCTTTTGCTGCTTCTATAAATTTTTTCCCGTCTTGAAGTCCTTCTAAATAAAGAAGTATTACATTGGTATTTGGATCATCCCCAAACTCTCTTATTAGGTCTGTCTCAGATACATCAGCCATATTCCCAAAACTAACAAATTTAGACAACCCAATATTCTCTTTTACTGCCCAATCCAAAATTGATGTGCCAAGAGCACCTGACTGTGTGATAAAAGAGATTGTACCAGTAGGAGGCATCTCAAAAGCAAAAGAAGCGTTTAGGTTATGAACAGTATCTATAATCCCAAGACAGTTAGGTCCTATCAACCTCATATTATACTCTTTAACTATTTTTTTTAGTTCTTCTTCCTTCTCTTTACCTTCCTTGCCTGCCTCTTTAAATCCAGCACTTATAACAATAAGCCCTTTAACTCCTCTCTCACCGCATCTTTTTGCAACATCATTAACAATGTTGGCTGGGACAACCATAAGTACCAGTTCTGGACCTTCAGGTAGGTCGTTGATACTTTTATAACCTTTAAGGTTGAGTATGGTCTCACCTTTTGGGTTGATAGGATATATTGCCCCTTTATATCCGCCGTCTATAAGATTCTTTAAAATTCTATATCCTAACTTGCTTGTATTACTTGAAGCTCCTACTAAAGCCACGCTTGATGGATTAAAAAACTGATTTAACATTTTGACCCCTTTGCAGTAATTTGGTTATAAGAAAACGATTGAATTAAACTGAATAGTATCTATTTATTATAAACTATTTTCAAAATAAATCAAAAAAACGGCTTCCCCTCCCATTCCGTCTTTTGTAGTTAGTCTTGCAAGTTTTATCCCTCAGAAATACTGTCGGGACAAGACCCACCAAAAGCAAAAAGGAATGAGGCGAGAAAGAAATCCACTTTTCCACTTACCTTACAAGTACTCATATTGCAAAACTTACCAAACCAACTCAAATTTGTTATAATAGAGATAACACCTTTAATGAGATAAAATAGGTGAGTCCTCACTAAACACCGTTCAGAGCAGATAGTCTGCCTCCAGGTTTGCAGGAACGAGGAGGAAAAAAGTATGGGGTGTTATATACTACTCAGGGACTACGGTGCATACAACTCTCTCTTTTTACCTTCTACCCTTAGGGATGTTTGGGGCAATAAGTCTCCAAGAGTTTGCAGAGAGGTTAATGGGATGAGGCTTGTCCGCCGAAGCTTGCATTGTAGCGTAGGTGGG comes from the bacterium genome and includes:
- a CDS encoding acetate--CoA ligase family protein, which encodes MLNQFFNPSSVALVGASSNTSKLGYRILKNLIDGGYKGAIYPINPKGETILNLKGYKSINDLPEGPELVLMVVPANIVNDVAKRCGERGVKGLIVISAGFKEAGKEGKEKEEELKKIVKEYNMRLIGPNCLGIIDTVHNLNASFAFEMPPTGTISFITQSGALGTSILDWAVKENIGLSKFVSFGNMADVSETDLIREFGDDPNTNVILLYLEGLQDGKKFIEAAKEVSLKKPIVMVKSGRSAAGSKAVSSHTGSLAGSDKAYDAALRQGGVIRANSVQELFDCAIAFAYQPPVKGKNIAIVTNAGGPGVMAVDAIEDNKMSISEISPETKKELQSFLSLAASVNNPVDVLGDALADTYGKALDIVLREKDVDSVLTVLTPQVVTQISETAEETVKISKKYQKPVLGCFMGGHRIEEGIQVLMKNGVPNYLFPERAISSLKSMYDYYRWKESDKGNTVDFKVDKQTVSQIINKVKEKGETTMGDIEGRAILDAYGINTVKSFVVKDVGECKSVIAKTGLPVVMKLVSPDILHKTEAGGVKVGVKTEAEAEQVFQEIITSAKAYKKDAKIEGIQIQPMITGGVEVIIGVNKDAQFGHLLMFGLGGIFVELLKDVSFKVVPVTNNDVKDMVNGIKTSQMLKGFRNMPERDIQSIEDVLLRISQLCMDFPEISEMDINPLMVMEKGKGAVAVDARFAL